A region from the Pungitius pungitius chromosome 16, fPunPun2.1, whole genome shotgun sequence genome encodes:
- the msx2b gene encoding homeobox protein MSH-D, with protein sequence MASRETSNDTGCSSSEEDSNRADSTECASEEEKKKEEEEERRSPAARRHHPFSVEALMSGRKTDGRGGDGTRRNPEGDPVAVSPRVLSSLYLYRETRSPPGGSLKRLAAVPSSPVKSEASEPEDCAPWVTSGAFSTQPLHVGPGCPLRKHKTNRKPRTPFTTSQLLALERKFRQKQYLSIAERAEFSSSLTLTETQVKIWFQNRRAKAKRLQEAELEKLKMATDAKTAAVAAAAAGGGLHPGFTLPLSLGPVSLYGQSYSAFHHHHHRPMLPISPLGLYAAPLGYGMYHLS encoded by the exons ATGGCTTCTCGGGAGACCTCTAACGACACGGGTTGCAGTTCGTCCGAGGAGGACAGCAACCGCGCGGACTCGACGGAGTGCGcgtcggaggaggagaagaagaaggaggaggaggaggagaggaggtccCCGGCGGCGCGGCGGCACCATCCGTTCAGCGTGGAGGCGCTCATGTCGGGGAGGAAGACGGACGGTCGCGGCGGAGACGGAACCCGCCGCAACCCGGAGGGAGACCCGGTGGCGGTGTCTCCGCGGGTGCTGAGCTCCCTGTACCTGTACCGGGAGACGCGCAGCCCTCCCGGGGGGAGTCTGAAGAGGCTGGCGGCCGTGCCTTCGTCCCCCGTCAAATCCGAGGCGTCAGAGCCCGAGGACTGCGCACCGTGGGTCACCAGCGGCGCGTTTTCCACGCAGCCTC TTCACGTCGGCCCGGGCTGTCCGTTGAGGAAGCACAAGACCAACAGGAAGCCCCGCACTCCCTTCACCACGTCTCAGCTCCTGGCCCTGGAGCGCAAGTTCAGGCAGAAGCAGTACCTGTCCATCGCCGAGCGGGCCGAGTTCTCCTCGTCCCTGACGCTGACCGAGACACAGGTGAAGATCTGGTTCCAGAATCGCCGGGCAAAGGCCAAGAGGCTCCAGGAGGCCGAGCTGGAGAAACTCAAGATGGCCACCGACGCCAAgacggcggcggtggcggcggcggcggcgggcgggggCTTACACCCGGGCTTCACGTTACCGCTGTCGCTGGGCCCCGTGTCCCTGTACGGACAGTCGTACTCCGcctttcaccaccaccaccacagacCCATGCTGCCCATTTCACCTTTAGGACTGTACGCTGCTCCTCTGGGCTACGGCATGTACCACTTGTCATGA